A window of Sulfurospirillum tamanense contains these coding sequences:
- the thrS gene encoding threonine--tRNA ligase, with product MMSEPIAYLVDGMPVDTQTVAAKNLQGSPLFFDNSEASLELIRHSTAHLMAHAIKRLYPEAKFFVGPVIEDGFYYDFRVAAKITEAELKTIEKTMLEILKEKHPIERYELTKAEVSQKFVADDLKQEVLKRIPEGGVSIYKQGDFEDICRGPHVPNVNLLRFFKLTRVSGAYLGGDETREMLTRIYGTAFADKETLKEHLAMIEEAKKRDHRKLGNELKLFTFDEEIGAGLPIWLPNGSRLRSKLEHLLFAAHRKRGYQPVRGPELLKADAWKTSGHYDNYGENMYFTVIDEMEYGIKPMNCVGHVKVFQSDVRSYRDLPLKFFEYGVVHRHEKSGVMHGLFRVREFTQDDAHVFCTPEQIKENVIEILDFVDQIMKSFGFTYEMEISTKPAKAIGDDAVWEKATQGLKDALDEHGFVYGIDEGGGAFYGPKIDIKITDALKRKWQCGTIQVDFNLPSRFELSYIDQHNERAQPVMIHRAILGSFERFIGILIEHTGGEFPFFIAPTQVVIVPIGEEHHSYAKEVARKLLEQGIDAEVSAKNESLNKRIRTAEKQRVPMIVVVGEEEVKNQSVALRDRRERMQSTLSLEELLAQLKEKMSEVRF from the coding sequence ATAATGAGCGAACCTATCGCATACCTCGTGGACGGCATGCCCGTCGATACCCAAACCGTTGCCGCAAAAAATCTCCAAGGCTCACCTCTTTTTTTTGATAACTCCGAAGCCTCTTTAGAGCTTATTCGCCACTCCACTGCCCATTTGATGGCCCATGCCATTAAGCGCCTGTACCCTGAGGCAAAATTCTTTGTGGGTCCTGTGATTGAAGATGGCTTTTATTATGATTTTCGTGTTGCTGCTAAGATTACTGAAGCAGAGCTAAAAACCATCGAAAAGACCATGCTAGAAATCCTCAAAGAGAAACACCCCATTGAGCGCTATGAATTAACCAAGGCTGAAGTTTCTCAAAAATTCGTTGCGGATGATTTAAAACAAGAAGTCCTCAAGCGGATTCCAGAAGGCGGTGTGTCTATTTATAAACAAGGGGATTTTGAAGACATTTGCCGTGGCCCCCATGTGCCCAATGTGAACCTCTTGCGCTTTTTTAAACTTACCCGTGTTTCGGGGGCGTATTTGGGTGGGGATGAAACCAGGGAAATGCTTACCCGCATTTACGGTACCGCATTTGCTGATAAAGAGACCCTTAAAGAGCATTTGGCAATGATTGAAGAAGCCAAAAAGCGCGACCACCGAAAGCTTGGCAATGAATTAAAACTCTTTACCTTTGATGAAGAAATTGGCGCAGGACTTCCTATTTGGCTTCCTAATGGTAGCCGGCTGCGCTCCAAGCTCGAGCACTTATTGTTTGCTGCACATCGCAAGCGAGGCTATCAGCCTGTGCGTGGCCCTGAGCTTCTTAAGGCCGATGCATGGAAAACCAGTGGACACTATGATAACTATGGTGAAAACATGTATTTTACGGTCATTGATGAGATGGAATACGGCATCAAGCCCATGAACTGTGTGGGCCATGTGAAGGTATTTCAAAGCGATGTGCGCTCTTATCGTGATTTGCCATTAAAGTTTTTTGAATACGGCGTGGTGCACCGCCATGAAAAAAGTGGCGTCATGCACGGCTTGTTTCGCGTGCGTGAATTTACGCAAGACGATGCCCATGTTTTTTGTACGCCCGAACAAATCAAAGAAAACGTCATTGAAATCTTAGATTTTGTTGACCAAATCATGAAAAGCTTCGGCTTCACTTATGAAATGGAAATTTCCACTAAGCCTGCCAAAGCAATCGGTGATGATGCTGTGTGGGAAAAGGCGACACAGGGCCTTAAAGATGCTTTGGACGAACACGGATTTGTGTATGGCATTGATGAGGGGGGTGGTGCTTTTTATGGCCCAAAAATCGACATCAAAATCACGGATGCCTTGAAACGTAAGTGGCAGTGTGGTACTATACAGGTGGATTTCAACTTGCCAAGCCGTTTTGAGCTTAGTTATATTGACCAACACAACGAGCGTGCGCAGCCAGTGATGATTCACCGTGCTATTTTGGGGTCGTTTGAGCGGTTTATTGGTATTTTGATTGAGCACACAGGAGGGGAGTTTCCCTTTTTTATTGCGCCCACGCAAGTGGTCATTGTGCCTATTGGCGAAGAGCACCATAGCTATGCCAAAGAAGTGGCACGCAAGTTGCTTGAACAAGGCATTGATGCGGAAGTGTCGGCCAAAAACGAGAGTTTGAACAAGCGTATTCGAACTGCTGAAAAGCAACGGGTGCCTATGATTGTAGTAGTGGGTGAAGAAGAGGTTAAAAACCAAAGTGTTGCCCTTCGAGACAGGCGAGAGCGTATGCAATCGACCCTATCTTTAGAAGAGCTCTTAGCGCAATTAAAGGAGAAAATGAGTGAGGTACGCTTTTGA
- the lspA gene encoding signal peptidase II: MGKAWALFALGFVTVFAVDQAIKALFVYEGVQWNGAYFSLVLTYNKGVAFSMLASLGPWLKVIQVGLIAGILGYLVQNKTMVQDHAIPLGMLLGAGSSNVLDRFVHGGVVDYLFWHRWFEFAVFNLADVMINISVAIILIQTLFFPKKQA; encoded by the coding sequence ATGGGTAAAGCGTGGGCGCTGTTTGCCTTGGGGTTTGTAACGGTTTTTGCGGTTGATCAGGCTATTAAAGCTTTGTTTGTGTATGAGGGAGTTCAATGGAATGGCGCGTATTTCTCCCTCGTTTTAACCTACAACAAAGGGGTTGCATTTTCTATGTTGGCTTCGTTAGGACCATGGTTAAAAGTGATTCAAGTAGGGCTTATTGCGGGAATTTTAGGGTATTTGGTGCAAAATAAAACCATGGTGCAGGACCATGCCATTCCTCTTGGGATGCTTTTAGGAGCGGGCAGCAGCAACGTGCTTGACCGTTTTGTGCACGGTGGCGTAGTGGATTATCTGTTTTGGCACCGATGGTTTGAGTTTGCTGTGTTTAACTTGGCTGATGTGATGATTAATATTTCGGTAGCAATTATTCTTATTCAGACCCTCTTTTTTCCAAAAAAACAAGCTTAG
- the glmM gene encoding phosphoglucosamine mutase codes for MKLFGTDGVRGKAGRKLDATTAMRLAMAAGIYFRKHSRTNKIIIGKDTRRSGYMIETAIVAGLTAVGYNVRQIGPMPTPAIAFLTEDMRCDAGIMISASHNAYYDNGIKFFDHQGNKLDEKAEAAIEKIFFNDELIEKNQKEELEIGSAKRIDDVIGRYIVQIKNSFPKALTLSGMRVVLDVANGAAYKVAPTIFNELGAETFVIANEPDGSNINCNCGALHPEFLSEQVRKLRADIGFGFDGDADRLVVVDETGVVVQGDKLLGALALYLKQAGILKGNGLVTTVMSNQALEDFATKEGMALHRCNVGDKYVLEGLREKEMNFGGEQSGHIIFSDFAKTGDALVAAMQVMAYLLTSKKKASALLSPFELYPQLLKNIPIGKKIPLEKIEGLEALETALAKENIRTLVRYSGTENLLRLLLEGEDASRLNSAMEELEKFFTKVLNG; via the coding sequence ATGAAACTTTTTGGAACCGATGGCGTGCGGGGCAAAGCAGGGCGAAAACTCGATGCAACTACTGCGATGCGGCTGGCCATGGCCGCAGGGATTTATTTTAGAAAGCACTCCAGAACCAATAAAATTATCATCGGCAAAGACACCAGACGTAGCGGGTATATGATTGAAACAGCGATTGTGGCGGGCTTGACGGCAGTGGGGTACAACGTGCGGCAAATTGGCCCGATGCCCACCCCTGCCATTGCTTTTTTAACCGAAGATATGCGGTGTGATGCGGGGATTATGATTAGTGCTTCGCACAATGCGTACTACGACAATGGGATTAAATTTTTTGATCACCAAGGCAATAAACTGGATGAAAAAGCAGAAGCGGCTATTGAGAAAATCTTTTTTAACGATGAACTGATTGAGAAAAACCAAAAAGAAGAGCTAGAGATTGGCAGTGCCAAGCGGATTGATGACGTGATTGGTCGGTACATTGTGCAGATTAAAAACTCTTTTCCAAAAGCACTGACCCTGAGCGGAATGCGGGTGGTGCTTGATGTGGCTAATGGGGCGGCGTACAAAGTGGCGCCGACGATTTTTAATGAACTTGGCGCGGAGACGTTTGTGATTGCAAATGAGCCCGATGGAAGTAATATTAACTGTAACTGCGGTGCTTTGCATCCAGAGTTTTTGAGTGAACAAGTGCGAAAACTGCGCGCAGACATTGGGTTTGGGTTTGACGGGGATGCGGATAGGCTTGTGGTGGTGGATGAAACGGGCGTAGTGGTGCAGGGCGATAAATTGCTAGGCGCATTGGCGCTCTACCTCAAGCAAGCAGGTATTCTCAAGGGAAATGGCTTGGTCACAACAGTGATGAGTAACCAAGCACTTGAAGATTTTGCTACCAAGGAAGGTATGGCACTGCACCGATGCAACGTGGGCGATAAGTACGTTTTAGAGGGCCTAAGAGAAAAAGAGATGAACTTTGGGGGCGAGCAAAGCGGCCACATTATCTTTTCTGATTTTGCCAAAACCGGTGATGCCTTGGTGGCGGCCATGCAAGTGATGGCGTATTTGTTGACGTCTAAGAAAAAAGCGAGTGCGCTTCTAAGCCCATTTGAGCTTTATCCGCAGCTGCTAAAAAATATTCCCATAGGAAAAAAGATTCCTTTGGAAAAAATCGAAGGCTTAGAGGCACTAGAAACCGCCTTAGCTAAAGAAAATATCCGCACATTAGTGCGGTATTCGGGGACAGAAAACTTGTTGCGTCTTTTGCTTGAAGGGGAAGATGCGAGTCGTCTAAACAGTGCCATGGAAGAGCTGGAAAAGTTTTTTACTAAGGTGCTCAATGGGTAA
- the rpsT gene encoding 30S ribosomal protein S20 produces the protein MANHKSAEKRARQTIVRTERNRFYRTRMKNLTKAVHAAVAAGDLEAAQNAFKAANKSLHSYVNKGFLKKNSAARKVSRLSKSVSTLSAAN, from the coding sequence ATGGCGAATCATAAGTCCGCTGAAAAACGCGCACGACAAACCATCGTAAGAACTGAGCGCAACCGATTTTACCGCACCAGAATGAAAAATCTTACAAAAGCTGTCCACGCCGCTGTTGCTGCTGGTGACCTAGAAGCTGCTCAAAACGCATTCAAAGCTGCAAACAAAAGCCTTCACAGTTATGTGAACAAGGGATTTTTGAAAAAAAACAGTGCTGCACGCAAAGTTAGTCGTCTTTCCAAGTCTGTTAGTACCCTCAGTGCCGCAAATTAA
- the prfA gene encoding peptide chain release factor 1: protein MLREKLLPFLDRYNEITRLLSEPEIVTDIKRMTALSKEQSNLEEIKEATISYLDVCEQLTQNKLLLEDAELWELAKEEIKELEPRKEALEEEIKILLLPKDPNDDRNTFLELRAGTGGDEAALFVADLFKAYMRYTEVRGWKVEIVSQSEGVMGGYKEVIAVIKGQGAFSRMKYEGGVHRVQRVPATESQGRVHTSAITVAVMPEVDDIEIEINASDLKIDVMRSSGNGGQSVNTTDSAVRITHLPTGLVVVNQDGKSQHKNKDAAMRVLKARLYDLQEQERMAKETQERKLQVGTGDRSARIRTYNYPQNRITDHRANLTLYRLDAIMEGGLFDEVIEPVMAHFQAEAMKIAGL, encoded by the coding sequence ATGTTAAGAGAAAAACTTCTCCCGTTTTTAGACCGTTACAATGAAATCACGCGACTCCTAAGCGAACCTGAAATTGTCACCGACATCAAACGCATGACAGCACTCTCCAAAGAGCAATCCAATCTCGAAGAGATTAAAGAAGCAACAATTTCCTATTTGGATGTTTGTGAGCAACTTACACAAAACAAGCTTCTCCTAGAAGATGCTGAGTTGTGGGAACTAGCCAAGGAAGAAATTAAAGAACTCGAACCTCGCAAAGAAGCACTAGAGGAAGAGATCAAAATCTTGCTTCTCCCCAAAGACCCCAACGATGACCGAAACACCTTTTTAGAGCTTCGCGCAGGCACAGGGGGCGATGAAGCTGCACTGTTTGTCGCAGACCTCTTTAAAGCCTACATGCGCTATACCGAAGTGCGAGGCTGGAAAGTGGAGATTGTGAGCCAAAGCGAAGGCGTCATGGGTGGCTACAAAGAGGTTATTGCCGTTATTAAAGGGCAGGGGGCATTTAGCCGCATGAAATACGAAGGTGGCGTTCACCGCGTCCAACGTGTTCCAGCCACCGAGTCCCAAGGGCGCGTTCATACTTCCGCCATCACCGTAGCGGTCATGCCCGAAGTGGATGATATTGAGATTGAAATCAATGCTAGTGACTTAAAAATAGATGTAATGCGAAGCTCTGGCAACGGCGGGCAGTCTGTTAATACCACCGACAGTGCCGTGCGCATCACCCACCTTCCTACAGGCTTGGTGGTTGTTAATCAAGACGGCAAATCCCAACATAAAAACAAAGATGCGGCGATGCGGGTTTTAAAAGCACGTTTGTACGATTTGCAAGAGCAAGAACGCATGGCCAAAGAGACGCAAGAGCGTAAATTGCAAGTGGGAACAGGAGATAGGAGTGCACGCATTCGCACCTACAATTACCCTCAAAATCGCATCACTGACCACCGTGCCAACCTCACCCTTTACCGGCTTGATGCCATCATGGAGGGCGGGTTATTTGATGAAGTTATCGAGCCAGTAATGGCACACTTTCAAGCCGAAGCGATGAAAATAGCGGGGCTCTAG
- a CDS encoding glucosaminidase domain-containing protein, with product MRGLILWIMVALMAGATGFPESYYAITKSEEQKEAFGAILKPLVEKTNKEILAERAFVRQFFQTHLANAFRDVPEQELSRLATLRKKYRVEALYDREEYLRRIDIIPISLALAQGAIESGWGKSRFVREANNIFGHWTWGEKGLVPLNRAEGMTHRIRIFDSLKESVDAYALNLNRHYAYEMFREERARAHQQQKAFGGTEAAKTMIYYSEIREKYVEMLKKAMQDNGFHVYDKPRAPLFSSLRLESVPLLAR from the coding sequence ATGAGAGGGCTCATTTTATGGATAATGGTGGCGTTAATGGCTGGCGCAACAGGTTTTCCTGAATCCTACTATGCGATTACAAAAAGCGAAGAGCAAAAAGAGGCATTTGGTGCAATTTTAAAACCCCTTGTAGAAAAAACAAACAAAGAAATTTTAGCTGAACGGGCTTTTGTAAGACAGTTTTTTCAAACCCATCTGGCTAATGCTTTTCGTGATGTGCCTGAACAGGAGCTTTCTAGGCTTGCGACACTACGAAAAAAATACCGCGTAGAGGCTCTGTATGACCGCGAAGAGTACTTGAGGCGGATTGATATTATCCCCATTTCGTTAGCACTTGCGCAAGGTGCCATTGAGAGCGGTTGGGGAAAAAGCCGTTTTGTGCGAGAAGCCAACAATATTTTTGGGCACTGGACATGGGGTGAAAAAGGATTAGTACCTCTTAACCGCGCAGAAGGCATGACGCACCGTATTCGGATTTTTGATTCATTAAAAGAATCTGTCGATGCGTACGCGCTGAATCTTAACCGCCATTATGCTTACGAGATGTTTCGGGAGGAAAGGGCCAGAGCGCATCAGCAACAAAAAGCTTTTGGCGGGACAGAGGCGGCTAAGACAATGATTTACTACTCAGAAATAAGAGAAAAGTACGTGGAGATGCTAAAAAAAGCAATGCAGGACAATGGCTTTCATGTGTATGATAAGCCTAGAGCCCCGCTATTTTCATCGCTTCGGCTTGAAAGTGTGCCATTACTGGCTCGATAA
- the dapF gene encoding diaminopimelate epimerase: protein MYLDKYSASGNDFVIFHGFKSADRSALAKRLCHRQEGIGADGLIVLLPHESCDFMWEFYNSDGSTASMCGNGSRACAHYALTHGLASATMRFMTAAGEIISRVEGDEVESQLTAAKELLAPFEEAGARWHFFDTGVPHLVTFDLPYEPVLARTMREKYNANVNFCLYDDALHVRTYERGVEAETGACGTGMVASFLSVFTYLGGPEVLAVFPTSQEKLQVRIDASGKLFLKGAVRRVFSVDIDMRIKQ from the coding sequence ATGTATCTGGATAAATACAGCGCGAGCGGCAATGATTTTGTTATTTTTCATGGGTTCAAAAGCGCAGACCGTTCAGCCCTAGCAAAGCGCCTCTGTCACCGCCAAGAGGGTATAGGGGCCGATGGGCTCATCGTGCTTTTGCCTCACGAATCTTGTGATTTTATGTGGGAATTTTACAACAGCGACGGTTCAACGGCCTCAATGTGCGGCAACGGCTCGCGTGCTTGTGCCCATTATGCTCTCACCCATGGATTGGCATCTGCCACGATGCGCTTTATGACTGCTGCGGGTGAAATAATTTCACGGGTTGAAGGGGACGAGGTGGAGAGCCAACTTACAGCCGCTAAGGAGCTTCTTGCGCCTTTTGAGGAAGCCGGCGCGCGTTGGCATTTTTTTGATACAGGTGTGCCGCATCTTGTAACATTTGACCTCCCCTATGAGCCAGTGCTGGCTAGAACTATGCGCGAAAAATACAATGCCAATGTAAATTTTTGTCTTTATGATGATGCTTTACATGTAAGGACGTACGAGCGGGGTGTAGAGGCTGAAACAGGAGCCTGCGGCACGGGGATGGTTGCTTCATTTTTGAGTGTGTTTACCTACTTGGGTGGGCCTGAAGTGTTGGCAGTTTTTCCCACCAGTCAAGAAAAACTACAGGTGCGCATTGACGCTAGCGGAAAACTTTTTCTCAAAGGCGCAGTGCGACGAGTGTTTTCTGTAGACATAGACATGAGGATAAAGCAATGA
- the coaE gene encoding dephospho-CoA kinase (Dephospho-CoA kinase (CoaE) performs the final step in coenzyme A biosynthesis.): protein MRDCVITGGIGTGKSTVCKRLRDFGVVVLDADVLAHELLQEHHREVAAIFGETCVEDGVVNRAKLGAVVFTDSQARKSLEALLHPKVHAGLMEAFLTCKAQKKPCVLDIPLYYETQSVYEGFDVAVVYAPKRLQLERLCARNNWDEATALLRIEAQLDSEQKRQWADYVIDNSQDLAHLEKEIAAFCRWLKEENVSG, encoded by the coding sequence GTGCGAGATTGTGTGATTACAGGTGGAATCGGAACCGGAAAAAGCACCGTTTGCAAAAGGCTGCGTGATTTTGGTGTCGTTGTTCTTGACGCAGATGTGCTAGCTCATGAGCTTCTTCAAGAGCATCATCGTGAAGTTGCCGCGATTTTTGGGGAAACGTGTGTTGAGGATGGTGTGGTCAATCGTGCGAAACTTGGCGCGGTTGTTTTTACTGATTCCCAAGCACGCAAAAGCTTAGAAGCCTTATTGCACCCAAAGGTGCATGCAGGCCTGATGGAAGCATTCCTTACATGTAAGGCCCAAAAAAAACCTTGCGTGTTGGACATTCCGCTTTATTATGAAACCCAAAGCGTCTACGAGGGCTTTGACGTGGCTGTGGTTTACGCACCTAAAAGACTGCAGCTAGAGCGTCTTTGTGCTCGAAATAACTGGGATGAAGCAACGGCTTTGTTGCGCATTGAGGCACAACTTGATAGCGAACAAAAGCGCCAATGGGCCGATTATGTGATTGACAACAGCCAAGACTTGGCCCATTTAGAAAAAGAGATAGCGGCGTTTTGCCGCTGGCTAAAGGAAGAGAATGTATCTGGATAA
- the purM gene encoding phosphoribosylformylglycinamidine cyclo-ligase, with protein MKQSVSYKEAGVDIDAGNAFVEAIKPLVKATFSPNVVGGIGSFAGAYELPKGFQEPVLMGATDGVGTKLKLAIDSRRFDTVGIDLVAMCVNDLICNFATPLFFLDYYATGKLELDASIDVVKGIAEGCKRAQTSLIGGETAEMPGMYHEGDFDLAGFAVGIAEKSEMDRALHVKDGDVLVALPSSGIHSNGYSLVRKLFFDKLGYSFDNEIAGKPLIDILLEPTRIYVNEFKTLKPYINALAHITGGGIVENLPRVFPEGLGAEVEKASIRTLPVFNFMSDYVEEAEMYRTFNMGVGMVLVVSPENLDAVLEGSDGYVIGAMKAGIQGVRLL; from the coding sequence ATGAAACAAAGTGTGAGCTACAAAGAAGCAGGTGTTGATATTGATGCGGGAAATGCCTTTGTTGAGGCCATTAAACCTCTTGTGAAAGCAACCTTTAGCCCCAATGTTGTGGGTGGAATCGGGTCGTTTGCTGGAGCTTACGAACTCCCTAAAGGCTTTCAAGAACCTGTATTAATGGGCGCGACTGATGGGGTAGGGACCAAGTTAAAACTGGCCATTGATTCTCGTCGGTTTGATACCGTTGGGATTGATTTGGTAGCTATGTGCGTCAACGACCTCATCTGTAACTTTGCCACGCCACTCTTTTTTCTTGACTATTACGCCACGGGAAAATTGGAACTTGACGCGTCTATTGATGTGGTCAAAGGCATTGCCGAGGGATGTAAACGGGCGCAAACAAGCCTCATTGGTGGCGAAACAGCTGAAATGCCAGGCATGTACCACGAGGGCGACTTTGACCTTGCAGGCTTTGCCGTGGGCATTGCAGAAAAAAGCGAAATGGACCGCGCCTTACATGTAAAGGACGGGGATGTGCTTGTCGCCCTCCCAAGTTCGGGCATCCATTCCAACGGCTACTCCCTTGTGCGCAAACTCTTTTTTGACAAACTTGGCTACAGTTTTGACAATGAAATTGCAGGAAAACCGCTCATCGACATCTTGCTTGAGCCTACACGCATCTATGTCAATGAATTTAAAACCCTCAAACCTTACATCAACGCCCTTGCCCACATCACGGGTGGTGGCATCGTCGAAAACCTTCCTCGTGTCTTTCCTGAGGGTCTTGGGGCGGAGGTGGAAAAAGCGTCCATTCGCACCTTGCCTGTGTTTAATTTCATGAGTGATTACGTGGAAGAAGCAGAAATGTACCGCACCTTCAACATGGGGGTAGGCATGGTGTTAGTGGTGAGTCCTGAAAACCTAGATGCCGTCCTAGAAGGCTCTGATGGCTATGTTATTGGTGCCATGAAGGCGGGAATTCAAGGTGTTCGCCTCCTTTAA
- a CDS encoding YdcF family protein produces MFVLSKLFTAFVLPPGIFILVLLGAAIWAKRFRFFFFCCAVAFYGLSTPFLASKLLSPLEAPYRVFNAPSQAPDAVIVLGGGVIQGQPLSLTSDGLKRALAGLGLAKTYGVPLVYTGGGDKQLTEAQGFAQSLDAIFTPFGIAFSETGEGFRIILEDRSRDTYENAVLTRTLFNHTPRVVLVTSAYHMKRGVVLFEHAGFEVLPYATDFKLDAPREDSWRDYTPSFGNLARSYLALHEYAGMLSLMPRGLWKPF; encoded by the coding sequence ATGTTTGTCCTTTCTAAACTTTTTACCGCTTTCGTGCTGCCTCCTGGGATTTTCATCCTTGTGCTCTTAGGGGCAGCCATTTGGGCCAAACGCTTTCGCTTTTTCTTCTTTTGCTGCGCTGTTGCGTTTTATGGCCTTTCTACTCCTTTTTTAGCCTCAAAGCTCCTCTCTCCTCTAGAAGCTCCCTATCGTGTCTTTAATGCGCCCTCGCAAGCGCCTGATGCGGTGATTGTACTAGGGGGTGGCGTGATTCAAGGCCAACCCTTATCCCTCACCAGTGATGGCCTCAAACGCGCCCTTGCAGGCCTAGGGCTTGCTAAAACCTATGGTGTGCCACTCGTGTACACTGGGGGTGGCGACAAACAACTTACCGAAGCCCAAGGATTTGCCCAGTCTCTTGATGCTATTTTTACACCCTTTGGGATTGCTTTTTCTGAAACAGGAGAGGGATTTAGGATTATCCTAGAAGACAGAAGTCGTGATACTTACGAAAATGCTGTGCTAACGCGCACCTTATTTAATCACACACCTCGTGTTGTGCTTGTCACCTCTGCCTATCATATGAAACGGGGGGTAGTGCTGTTTGAACACGCAGGGTTTGAGGTACTCCCTTACGCGACCGATTTTAAGCTCGACGCGCCCCGTGAAGATTCGTGGCGAGATTACACACCCTCATTTGGAAATCTTGCACGTAGCTACTTGGCATTGCATGAGTATGCAGGGATGTTAAGTCTTATGCCTCGGGGTCTTTGGAAGCCTTTTTAG
- a CDS encoding replication-associated recombination protein A, translated as MDALALRFRPKTLEEMVGQRHLVGEGSPLLALLKKGKMPHAMFFGPPGTGKTTLARIVANMLDAPFYELDATSLKVESFRKIFASHQHALVKPLIFVDEVHRLSKTQQEVLLLPMENHEATVIGASTENPYFALSNGIRSRSMLFEFKPLEAEDLHTLLVRVQNALGFTITPEAADYVVDSSAGDTRAMLNLLEYALHVNTHIDLMLLKSLRPAPLKDGVSSDDTHYQLASALIKSIRGSDVDAALYYLARLIDGAETPEFIARRLVILASEDVGNANPNALNLAVSTMQAVKLIGYPESRIILSQCVVYLASSPKSNSAYDAINKAQAYVTNKPRLDVPAHLKEPTRQGYLYPHAFGGWVKQDYTSKPVHFYTSSGVGFEKTLDEWLHKIRTKDAPKKASKDPEA; from the coding sequence ATGGACGCTTTGGCGTTGCGCTTTCGCCCCAAAACTCTCGAAGAGATGGTGGGGCAACGGCACCTCGTGGGCGAAGGAAGCCCTCTTCTTGCCCTTTTAAAAAAGGGAAAAATGCCCCACGCCATGTTTTTTGGACCTCCGGGAACGGGCAAAACCACCCTCGCGCGCATCGTGGCAAACATGCTTGATGCGCCTTTTTATGAGTTGGATGCCACGAGCTTGAAAGTGGAATCCTTTCGCAAGATTTTCGCTTCCCATCAACACGCCCTTGTGAAACCGCTTATTTTTGTGGATGAAGTGCACCGTTTGAGTAAAACCCAACAAGAAGTATTGCTCTTGCCCATGGAAAACCACGAAGCTACCGTCATTGGTGCTTCCACAGAAAATCCCTACTTCGCCCTTAGTAATGGCATTCGCTCCCGCTCCATGTTGTTTGAATTTAAACCCCTTGAAGCAGAGGATTTGCACACCCTTTTGGTGCGGGTTCAAAATGCCCTTGGGTTTACCATCACGCCAGAAGCTGCCGATTATGTGGTGGATTCGAGTGCGGGCGATACAAGAGCGATGCTCAACTTGCTCGAATATGCCTTACATGTAAACACGCACATTGACCTAATGTTGCTCAAATCCTTGCGCCCTGCCCCGCTCAAAGATGGGGTTAGTAGCGACGATACCCACTATCAACTTGCCAGTGCGCTCATTAAAAGCATTCGAGGCTCAGATGTGGACGCGGCGTTGTATTATTTGGCACGCTTGATTGACGGGGCTGAAACGCCTGAGTTTATCGCAAGACGGTTGGTGATTTTGGCTAGCGAAGACGTGGGAAACGCTAATCCTAACGCGCTCAATCTTGCTGTTAGCACCATGCAAGCGGTGAAGTTGATAGGCTACCCAGAATCTCGCATTATTCTTTCCCAGTGTGTGGTCTATTTGGCCTCTTCGCCCAAGTCCAACAGTGCGTATGACGCTATCAATAAAGCCCAAGCTTACGTGACTAACAAGCCACGCCTAGACGTGCCTGCGCATCTTAAAGAGCCCACCCGCCAAGGATATCTTTATCCGCACGCGTTTGGGGGATGGGTAAAGCAAGACTACACGAGCAAGCCCGTGCATTTTTACACTTCCAGTGGGGTTGGCTTTGAAAAAACGCTAGACGAGTGGCTTCACAAAATCCGCACCAAAGACGCGCCTAAAAAGGCTTCCAAAGACCCCGAGGCATAA